TTGCCTGCAACCGGCATAGCAGCTCTAGAAATGAAAATTTTCGGTCAAGAACTGGCTAGACAGACGATTAAAAACGCTCAGACAGCAGGTCAGTATCTTTTCGAGCATGGGATGGAAGTTCTAGGCGAATCTAAAGGTTTCACACAGTCACATCAGCTTGCAGTGGATGTCAGAAAGTATGGCGGCGGAAAAAAGGTTGCAGAGGATCTAGAAGCGGCAAACATTATCTTAAATCGAAATCTATTACCATATGATGACCAAAATAACCGTGATAACCCTTCAGGTATAAGAATAGGCTTTCAAGATGTGACAAGAAGAGGCTTCAAAGAGGGTGACATAAAGTATCTATGTGATCTTATGTTGGACGTCATCACTGGAAGGCGAAAACCCCAAGATGTTAGGGAAGACGTTATCGCCCTGAGAAAAGAATTCAACAGGATAGAATATGGATTCCAAAGCGTTGAAGAAGCCTTAAAGTATCTGAGGAAAGTATGAAGAGCCCCGCAACTGATCACTCTCCAATCACTTTTGTAATCATGCCTGAACGAATAATGTGATCTGCCAGCACAATAGCAAGGCATGATTCTACGACAGGCACAGCACGTGGGACAATGCATGGATCAAATCTGCCGTGCAATTTCAGTTCAGCTTCTTCCATCAGCTTCAGATCTACAGTCCTTTGAGTCTTCGAGATTGATGGAGTCGGCTTAAAAGCAACTCTAACAACAATCGGCATACCTGTGGATATTCCGCCTAATATTCCCCCCGCGTTATTTGTCATCGTAATTATCTTTCCGTCCCGCAAGATGTATGGATCATTGTTTTCTGAACCCCTCAGTAAAGTACAATTGAAGCCCGCCCCGAACTCCACACCTTTAACAGCAGGTATATTGAACATCATCTTCGCAATATCCGAGTCTAGCGAATCAAAAATAGGTTCGCCAATCCCGCATGGCACATTCAAGGCGACTCCCTCCACGACTCCGCCAACACTGTCCCCATCGTTTGCAGCCTCTATAACCTCTTTTTCCATGAGCGCAGCATATTCGGGAAGAGCGCACCTCACGGGGTTTGAATAAACATTCCTGCGAATATCCTCGTAGGAGATTTTTTCCTTCACCCTGACTCTACCAATCTGCACTACGTGCGCCAACACCTCTATTCCGAGGGTGCCGATTAATTTCTTAGCAATTGCTCCCGCAGCAACAAGACATGCGGTGATTCTGCCCGAAAATCTTCCTCCTCCCCTATGATCATTGTAACCTCCGTATTTGATGTATGCGGGGTAGTCGGCATGACCTGGGCGAGGCTTCCGCTTTATCTCCTCATAGGATTCAGAGTTGACGTCAATATTTCTTATGAGCAGGCAAATAGGAGCGCCAGTTGTACGTCCCCGATATAGACCGGATAAGATTTCAATTTTATCCTCCTCCCTTCTTTGCGTGCTTACGAAAGTTGAACCGGGCCTCCTCTTATCCAATTCTCTTTGTATGTCATCCTCGTTTAGGGATAGGCCTGGAGGACAGCCATCAACAATTACACCTATACAAGGACCGTGACTTTCACCGAAACTCGTAATTACGAATGCTTTACCTATCGAGTTACCGTTCAATTATTTCCCCTCCAACCGAAGACAGATCTCTAAGGAAATTTGGGTACGATTTATTAATACATTCGGCTCCATGCACAATAGTGGCTCCCTCAGCTCTTAGTCCAGCAACGATGCATGCCATGGCGATTCTATGATCGCCGTGAGAATTAACTTCTGCGCCACGAATTTTCTCATCTCCAAAAATGACGAATGAATCATCAACTAAACTCATCTTTACGCCCATCTTTGAAAGTTCATCCATTAATGAGACTATTCTATTCGATTCCTTGTACCTTAGCCTAGTGACACCTCTAATCCTTGACTTCCCACGAATGAATGATGATAGGACAACAAGTGGTGGAACGAGGTCGGGATGGTCTTCGGCATTAATATCCAACGGTTTTAGCCTCTTCTCAGCACCTAAAATTCTCACATGATCGTCGCCGACCTCAATTTGTACACCTATTTCTTGAAGGATATCGACGATGACTCGGTCCCCCTGTAACGAGTCTTTCCTAAGATTTTCAACTTTGAGATCCGAGCCTGTGATAGCCGCTGCTACAAAAAGAAATGCTGCAGAAGAATAATCCCCTTCAATTTTATGGTTAAAAGGTATATATGTCTGAGGAGCATGAATCTCAAACTTCTCATATTTCCCGTCAGCGTCAACTTTAACTCCATGCTTCTTAAGAATGTCCAATGTCATACTGACATATGGCTTAGATTCTAACGGAGAAGAAATAATTATCTGGGTTTGACCTTTGGCAAGGGGGGTTGCAAAGAGGAGACCCGACACGAATTGCGAGCTTATGTCACCCGGAAGTGATGTTGCTCCCCCTCTGATTCCTCCCCCAAAAACAATTAAGGGTGGATAACCGTCGCCCCGAGCAGAATAGCAAGGAACGCCAAGCCGACTAAGAGCATCCAAAATTGGTTTCATTGGTCTCTTACGTAAACTAGGTCCGCCTGTAAGTATTGAAATCCCGTCCGCCAAGGCGCAGACTGGGGTCAGAAAGCGAATAGTCGACGCCGATTCTCTACAATTTATGACATTTTCAGGCGTGTCGGGTTTAGCTCGACCAATGACGAGGAACCTGTTTTCATGATCATTTGCGATTCTGGCTCCCAACATTTTGCATGCTTCTATTGTGGCTAAAGTGTCCTCACAGATTAGTGGATCTTCAATCGTTGAGAGCCCATCCGAAAGTGATGCTGCTATAAAGGCTCTGTGCGTAAGAGATTTTGATGGCGGGGCTCGCAGTGCCCCCCGGAGGCATTCCGTCTTTTTGACAATAACATCAGCCAAAGTTTTTCACACCGCATGAGCTTTTTCACGATTTATTTTCGACTCAATAATTTTTCCATCATATTTTCTCAAAGCCTCTTTGACGCTGCTTACATTTTCATGTGGAACTACTGCTGCTACAGATGGGCCCTTACCTGACAATCCAGCCGCTATGGCACCTGCCTCTAAAGCGTCTAATGGAATCTTGGGGTCGTATCCAAGCGCAGCAGCGTAAAGGAAACCGTTCACCGTCATAGCGGTCCAATAATCACCTTGCAAGGCTAGTTTGTGGATTGCCTTTACTTGGCTCGCAATTATCTTCATTCTCTTTATATCTGACGTCGCAGTATATGATTTCCTCTCAGGAACATAAACCAAAACGATGTATCCTTCTTCGGGAATGAACTGCCTAAGGATCTTTCTTTCCATGTTATCCGTTATGACGACATTGCCAAAATAGGAAGCGCAAGCATCATCGAAGGCTCCTGTTACTGTAACGCCGGCTTCAATTGCGGCGTCGACGCCTAGACCAATAACCTCAAGATCGCTAATGTCTTCATTAAGAGCGTCAAGGACAGCAAGCGCAACTGCGTTTGCAGCCGCACTACTACTCTTCAATCCGCGTGCTACTGGAATGTTTGATCTGGTTTCCACATAAGCCCCGTATTCCTCCTCTAGGTTGAAGTGTCTCAGCACTCGGCTAACGGTCTTCTGAATGAGAATAATGCTTTCGTTAGGATCAGAGAGGATGCGTCCTTCTATCTTTCCAGGCTCATTGGTCAATCTTACTGAGGCCTCCGTTTGTAGGTCGATGCCTAGAGCTGCTCCGAGACCGCATGAGATGGCATTAACAATTGTTACCGCGCCATATGCAACTGCTCTTCCCCGAGGAGTCATCTATTTATCCCGCCTTTTTCCAATTGTAACATTCTCCTCTTGGCAACCTTGAGCATTAGATCTATTGGAGCCTTGATGCCTGTCCATATTTCGAATGATGCTGCTCCTTGATGGACAAGCATAGACAATCCGTCGATAGTCTTGGCTCCGGCTAGCTTAGCATCTCTAAGCAACCTTGTCTCAATAGGCTCATAGACAAGGTCGAATACGACCAGGTTGCGTCTCAGCAGATTTGGGGGAACTGGTGTTTCAGTATCGGAATTCATGCCTATGGAAGTCGCATTTATCAAAATGTCAGAGTCAGATAACATAGCTTCCAGATTCTCCTTATTCAGTTCAAAGGCTAAAACCTCCGAGGCGACCCCGCTGTTCATTAAGTTCCCGGCAAGCATCTCAGCTTTTTTAACTGTTCTGTTAAGTATAACAATTTTTTTTGCCACTTTGGCCAAGGTGAATGAAATCGACCGTGAAGCTCCGCCAGCCCCCAAAATTAGGATTCTTTTACCGAAAGGATCCACGTTATTGTATTTCATCGCCATAAGCGCGCCTGCACCATCAGTTGTATATCCTATTAGCTTTCCGTTATCATTGAGGATCGTGTTGACAGAGCAGGCGGTCTTCGCCGACTCATCCAGCTCATCCAAGTATCGAATAACATCGATCTTATGAGGCATAGTCACGTTTATACCATGTATACCTAAACCCTTTATGCCGATAATAGCTTTTCCTAGATCTTCACTTTTAACACGAAAAACTACGTAGACATAGTCCAATCCAAGATGCTCAAACGCTGCGTTATGAATAAAAGGGCTGAGACTATGCTCTACTGGATCACCTATCAAAGCGCATACTCTGGTTTTTCCAGAAATAATCATTCAAGAACACCTAGCTTGGCATACAGATTTCTGATCTCAACGATATCGATCTGGCCTGGTGCGGTCTCTAAACCTACTTGTAACGAAGCATAGGTGAAAAGGGCTCCATAAATTGGTGATAGTAGTCGAGAGACGATCCCCTTTCTACCCATTGCGAAACACACGATCTTAAACTTTCTACTAAATTTCTTCGTCAAATCTAAACATCTAATATTATCCGATAGATTATTTGCGGTTGTTATCAATTTGCAAACGTCAGCTCCTGCTTCGATTTGCGATCTCAGAATCTCCTCCATCTCATTCTCTTCCGGAGTTCTTTCATAGTCATGGTGAGAGATTATGCAGGCCGCACCAGCATCTTTAATTTTTTGAACTGCGTCATGAATGTTTTCCGATGTCAGATCGACATCTACATACTGAAACCCTATCTGGGCAGCTGTGATCAGGGTTCCGATTCTATAATTTTCATCTTGGTACTTCCATCCTCCTTGCGTATGTTGTCTATTTGTCGCTATTAGCGGGATATTTGCCTGTTTTACAATTTCTTCTAATGTTTTTAGAGAGAAAGCCTCTTCCATATTCATGAAGTCTAAACGAACCTCTACCAAGTCTGCTCCTAAACGTTCAGCCTTCCTAATCATATAACCTAAGTCTTTAAGATTGCTTGCGGGAATAGAAACGCAGACCCGGGGGATCACCTTTCGATCACTCTCTCTTCCTTCACAAGTGTCCCGAAGTGTCTCCCTCCCTCTTCCAGATGTACCAGAACTTTTTCTCCTTCCTTGATTTCTCTGACTGATCTGCTACCATCTTCTGTAACAAGCCTTATGGTTTCAGCGTCCTGTAATATCACCTTGATTCTCCTACCCTCACATTCTGCATCAACAAGCAGTAACGGTCTCCATTCAATCTTGACGCGGCAGATGTTCGTTACTCTAGTTTTCCCCTCACGGTCGACTATTAGAACTTCATCCCCAGCCCTTAATTCTGAGAGATACTTAGTCTTTCCTCCTGGAACCAGAACATAGAGGGCGATAGATCCTGCGTTCACTCTGAACGGGCGAGGGGCAACAAATTGAGTTTCATGAACTTCAGCCTCCACCAAGAAGAAGCCGGAAGATTGGCATCCTAATAAAAGTCCTTCACCCGCTTTCATAATGTCGCAAGTGTCTATACATACCCTTGCGCCGGATCCGAGCGGTTTCGTCTCTACTACTTTAGCTTGCTGAAGTAATATCCTCTCTCCCTTTTCAATCTCCTCTGCCCTTGTCTTAACGTTCTTTACGATCCCATTGATTTCATATATCTCCTTAACGTTATGACTATTTGTTACAATTCCATCCGCACCAATCTCCAATGTTTCAAGAATAAGCTTTGCCTCATGTATGTTAGAGACGGTCGCCAGAAGTAATGTTTTATCATGGATCTCCGCTATCAGGTTCTCTAATGGAATAACTTTCCAGTCTGGGCATTCGATCACTACATAATCGGCGTGAGCATGTGCCGCTTCAATAACTTTCTTTTCGTCAGCCTTTGACTTGACAATAACCTCCATACAGGCTTTTTTACCCTTCATCTTAGTCTCCCTTAGAGATTCAAGATCTCCTACAAGTTTAATGTCGGAATTATCCGAAGGGCTGACAATAATCTTTCCACTCAAATCTCTGACCAACTGAGTGTCTCCGGAATCGACAACAAAAGCAGAGACCAAGCTGGCGGTCTTCTTGATTAACTCTATCTTTTCGTCCTTATTAAGGGATGGGTCAACTCTCACCCAAAATTCTCTCAATATTCGCTAACCTCCTTTCTATGATGTGTTTACCCATCTTTTTAGGATTACCCCAAAAATGAAAATTATGTTTCGACTTAATACGCGAAAAGATGATGGCAAATCTTAGGCTGGGGACTGTCCGTTAAAGAAGCGCATCCTAGACCCCTTGCTCCACATCAATAGGTCGGCACTTTGCCTTCTAGAACATTGTAAAATATATAAGTTATAAGTCTTGTTTAATCTAAAAATCAGTGCATTGCTTATTGTAAATTTCTGACTTGAGATGATTAAGCTAAACTTTTTATCTTTAAACAGGATCATAATTCGCATGTAAATAGTAGTGGTTAATAAAAGAGTGTTTGGGTGTCATGCCGTGACAGAGATTGGCAAAAGAATAAGGCTTGACCGCATAATGAACAGGGATACGAAAAGAACAGTAATAATACCAATGGATCATGGGTTGACGGTTGGTCCGATTAAGGGATTAGAGGATATGCGAACAACGGTTAATCAGGTCGCGGAAGGTGGAGCAAACGCTGTCCTCCTCCACAAGGGGATCATAAGGGCCGGCTATAGAGGTTATGGTAAAGACATAGGTCTCATACTTCACCTTTCGGGGAGTAGTGCGCTTGGACCTGACCCAAATAATAAGGTGCTCGTAGCAGATGTGATCGAAGCAATAAAATTGGGTGCTGACGCGGTCTCTGTACACATCAACGTCGGCTCCAATACTGAGCCGGAGCAATTGAAGACATTGGGCAAGGTTGCTAAAATATGCGAAGATTGGGGGATGCCATTGTTAGCGATGATGTATCCAAGGGGCGAGAAAATCAAGAATGAATTTGACGTTGATGTTGTGAAGCACGCGGCTAGAATAGGTGCCGAGCTTGGAGCGGACATAGTAAAGACTAATTACACTGGAAACCCGGAAACGTTCCGAGAAGTCGTGAAAGGATGCCCGGTTCCAGTTGTCATGGCTGGAGGACCTAAGACGAAGACTGACGAAGAGTTCTGCCAAATGGTATACGACTGTATAAGGGCTGGAGGGGCTGGTGTAGCCGCCGGAAGAAACGTTTTCCAACATGAAAAACCAGCGAATATGGTTCGAGTTCTATGCGGAATTGTGCATGAAGGCTTAGATGTCAAAAACGCCCTTGAAAAATACATGAAATAGCGCCATATTGATAGAAAAGTATTTATTAGTAATTATCAGCGATTATCTCTTCGAGTGATATGAAGTGAGGGGTCAAATTCACAGTGGGCGGTCGTCTTCATCTCTCTATTATCTGAAGAAATGCTAAGCTATGGAAGGGGAAGACCGCTACCAAACACTGAACCTGTGGTTTCCTGCCTTTTGCTCAGTCTGATGGTAATGGTGCCCAAGAAATCAAGAAAAGTAAAAAACAGAAATGGAGATGAAAATTTTGAATAAAGTTAAATTTGCCATTCCAAAAGGCCACTTAGCAGAAGCAACATTAGAAACTCTAAGGAGAGCTGGATACATAGTCTCCGATATAGAGAACACTTATCGTCCCGCAATAAATGATCCTTCAATAGAGTTAAAAATTCTCAGACCTCAAGAGATCCCAGTTTTTGTCGGGGAAGGGCTCCAAGACATTGGAATTACCGGTCTTGATTGGTTGAAGGAGACAAAAGCAGATGTCGAGATTCTACTGGATCTAGAGTACTCTAGAGTGAAAATTGTTCTGGCAGTTCCCAAATACTGGGAAGACATAAACTCTTTGTCAGATCTCTTGAAAGAATTCTATAATGAAAGAAGAGTCTTGAGAATATCCACCGAATATCTAAACCTTTCAGCTGATTATATCAAGGAGAACCTAGTGTACAAAGAACTTTACGGTGATGCCGACCCGTTATTGGTGACTCCATGGTGGAGAAAGGGCAATAACGATGCAGTCGCCCTCTTTCTATCATTTGGAGCGACTGAAGCTAAACCACCGGATAACGCCGATGCCATTGTTGATGTCATGGAGACGGGAACGACTCTTGAGAAGAATGACCTGAAGCCACTCGATACTATTCTCGAGTCTTCGGCAATCCTTATCGCAAACAGAGAGTCATTGAAGGATCCTATCAAGGGAGAGAAAATATGCGACATATTAACGCTTCTCAAGGGAGTTGTGGACGGAAGAAAAAAGCTGCACATCTTCGTTAATGTGAATGAAAAGAATTTAGAAGAGTTGCTGAAGAAATTGCCTGCTCTCAAACGCCCTACCATCGCGCCTCTTTCTGAGAAGGGATGGTACTCTGTTAACACAGTGATCGAGAAAGAAAAATTCTTGCAGCTATTGCCAGTGATCAGGAAGCTGGCTCAGGGCTTAGTGGTCTACGAACCCAGGCAAGTTTTGCCGCTTGACGAGATCTCTAAGAGGTCGGATTGAATTGGACGCATTGCAATTAAGTGTGCAACGAATCTCAAGCGCGTATACAAAGATTATGGCGCAGAGATGGCCTAAAGCTAAGTTTGGAGATTTTGAGGCAGCCGATTATGTAAGGCGAATAATAGAAGATGTGAGGATGCGTGGTGATAAGGCTCTCTTAGAATATACTGCAAAATTCGACAATGTGGAGCTTCCGCGGAGTTCAATTAAGGTGGAACGCTCAGATGTAGAAAAAGCATATTCAAATATCAGCGGTGAGCTGGTCAGAGCGATAGAGTTTGCGAAGAAACGCATTGAGCGATTTCAGAATGAGATATTAGCTAGGCTTAACTTTGAATATTTAGATCAAGGCACAAGGATTAGGAGCTGCCTTAGACCTATTCAAAGAGTAGGTTGCTACATCCCTGGTGGACAAGCTGCATATCCAAGTAGTGTTGTGATGACGGTTGCTCCAGCCAAAATTGCAGGAGTAAACGATATAATATTATGTTCACCTCCAAGAAAGAACGGTGAGATTGATCCGGCAATCCTGGTTGCAGCAGACATCTGCGGCTCAACTGAAATTTATAGGGTCGGAGGTGTTGCGGCGATCGCTGCCATGGCTTATGGAACAGAGACTATCAGGCCAGTCGAGAAAATAGTTGGCCCAGGCGGCAAATATGTAACCTTGGCAAAAATGCTAGTGTCGAAGGATGTTCCAATCGATTTTCCAGCAGGGCCAAGTGAGATCGTCATTTATGCAGATGAGACTGCTGACGCAAAGATCGTGGCTTCAGATATGATATCTCAGGTCGAACATTCGGATGGTATAGCCATTTTGGTTACTATTTCCAGAAGATTTGCCGAATCCGTTGCGGAAGAGATTAACAGTCTAATATTATCATTGAAGGGGGACTTCGAAACTATTTATCAGAATCTTTCGAAGAATTGTATGTTATTGGTAGGCGACAGCGTTGATGAAGCTGTTAGGTTCATAAATGATTTTGCGCCAGAACATCTAGAGCTGATGACAGAGGATGCTTGGAGTTTATCAGAAAAAATAAGATCTTCAGGTCTAGTCACGATTGGAAAATACACACCTGTTGCTGCCACCGATTACTGCTTAGGAACAAATCATATTCTGCCTACAGGCGGTTTTAGCCGCGTCTATTCAGGCTTGTCCATCCTAAACTTTATGAGGCATCTTACAATTATCGAGGCAAATAAGGAAACTTTATTGAAGTGTCTAGAGAATGTAAGAGTTCTTGCTGAGGCCGAAGGTTTAATAAACCATGCTTTAGCCATCTCTAGGAGATTTGACATTGACTGAGAGGAAACCAGGAATAATCGAAGACATAATCGAAGAATGCAAATTTTTGGAGAGCTACGATTTAGGAGAAAGCGTTGAAATATTAGCTAGAAGATTGAACAAAAGTCCGCGAGATATACTGAAACTAAACTCAAATGAAAACCTCTTTGTCCCATTGGATTTTCTGCGGCATATCCTGCATGAGGTTGCCGAGGAAGTTGATCCGAGAGTATATCCGAGAAGTGAGATAGAAGAGATTAGGGAAGTCTTAGGACGCAACCTAAAAGTTCCACCTGAATGTATAGTTATAGGCGCTGGAAGCGATCAACTTATCGACCTTATAATGAGAATGAGTGTAAGATGCGGGGAGGA
This window of the Candidatus Bathyarchaeota archaeon genome carries:
- the aroC gene encoding chorismate synthase: MNGNSIGKAFVITSFGESHGPCIGVIVDGCPPGLSLNEDDIQRELDKRRPGSTFVSTQRREEDKIEILSGLYRGRTTGAPICLLIRNIDVNSESYEEIKRKPRPGHADYPAYIKYGGYNDHRGGGRFSGRITACLVAAGAIAKKLIGTLGIEVLAHVVQIGRVRVKEKISYEDIRRNVYSNPVRCALPEYAALMEKEVIEAANDGDSVGGVVEGVALNVPCGIGEPIFDSLDSDIAKMMFNIPAVKGVEFGAGFNCTLLRGSENNDPYILRDGKIITMTNNAGGILGGISTGMPIVVRVAFKPTPSISKTQRTVDLKLMEEAELKLHGRFDPCIVPRAVPVVESCLAIVLADHIIRSGMITKVIGE
- the aroA gene encoding 3-phosphoshikimate 1-carboxyvinyltransferase, with the protein product MADVIVKKTECLRGALRAPPSKSLTHRAFIAASLSDGLSTIEDPLICEDTLATIEACKMLGARIANDHENRFLVIGRAKPDTPENVINCRESASTIRFLTPVCALADGISILTGGPSLRKRPMKPILDALSRLGVPCYSARGDGYPPLIVFGGGIRGGATSLPGDISSQFVSGLLFATPLAKGQTQIIISSPLESKPYVSMTLDILKKHGVKVDADGKYEKFEIHAPQTYIPFNHKIEGDYSSAAFLFVAAAITGSDLKVENLRKDSLQGDRVIVDILQEIGVQIEVGDDHVRILGAEKRLKPLDINAEDHPDLVPPLVVLSSFIRGKSRIRGVTRLRYKESNRIVSLMDELSKMGVKMSLVDDSFVIFGDEKIRGAEVNSHGDHRIAMACIVAGLRAEGATIVHGAECINKSYPNFLRDLSSVGGEIIER
- a CDS encoding shikimate kinase yields the protein MTPRGRAVAYGAVTIVNAISCGLGAALGIDLQTEASVRLTNEPGKIEGRILSDPNESIILIQKTVSRVLRHFNLEEEYGAYVETRSNIPVARGLKSSSAAANAVALAVLDALNEDISDLEVIGLGVDAAIEAGVTVTGAFDDACASYFGNVVITDNMERKILRQFIPEEGYIVLVYVPERKSYTATSDIKRMKIIASQVKAIHKLALQGDYWTAMTVNGFLYAAALGYDPKIPLDALEAGAIAAGLSGKGPSVAAVVPHENVSSVKEALRKYDGKIIESKINREKAHAV
- a CDS encoding shikimate dehydrogenase, with the protein product MISGKTRVCALIGDPVEHSLSPFIHNAAFEHLGLDYVYVVFRVKSEDLGKAIIGIKGLGIHGINVTMPHKIDVIRYLDELDESAKTACSVNTILNDNGKLIGYTTDGAGALMAMKYNNVDPFGKRILILGAGGASRSISFTLAKVAKKIVILNRTVKKAEMLAGNLMNSGVASEVLAFELNKENLEAMLSDSDILINATSIGMNSDTETPVPPNLLRRNLVVFDLVYEPIETRLLRDAKLAGAKTIDGLSMLVHQGAASFEIWTGIKAPIDLMLKVAKRRMLQLEKGGINR
- the aroD gene encoding type I 3-dehydroquinate dehydratase, with product MIPRVCVSIPASNLKDLGYMIRKAERLGADLVEVRLDFMNMEEAFSLKTLEEIVKQANIPLIATNRQHTQGGWKYQDENYRIGTLITAAQIGFQYVDVDLTSENIHDAVQKIKDAGAACIISHHDYERTPEENEMEEILRSQIEAGADVCKLITTANNLSDNIRCLDLTKKFSRKFKIVCFAMGRKGIVSRLLSPIYGALFTYASLQVGLETAPGQIDIVEIRNLYAKLGVLE
- a CDS encoding 3-dehydroquinate synthase II, whose amino-acid sequence is MREFWVRVDPSLNKDEKIELIKKTASLVSAFVVDSGDTQLVRDLSGKIIVSPSDNSDIKLVGDLESLRETKMKGKKACMEVIVKSKADEKKVIEAAHAHADYVVIECPDWKVIPLENLIAEIHDKTLLLATVSNIHEAKLILETLEIGADGIVTNSHNVKEIYEINGIVKNVKTRAEEIEKGERILLQQAKVVETKPLGSGARVCIDTCDIMKAGEGLLLGCQSSGFFLVEAEVHETQFVAPRPFRVNAGSIALYVLVPGGKTKYLSELRAGDEVLIVDREGKTRVTNICRVKIEWRPLLLVDAECEGRRIKVILQDAETIRLVTEDGSRSVREIKEGEKVLVHLEEGGRHFGTLVKEERVIER
- a CDS encoding 2-amino-3,7-dideoxy-D-threo-hept-6-ulosonate synthase, with amino-acid sequence MTEIGKRIRLDRIMNRDTKRTVIIPMDHGLTVGPIKGLEDMRTTVNQVAEGGANAVLLHKGIIRAGYRGYGKDIGLILHLSGSSALGPDPNNKVLVADVIEAIKLGADAVSVHINVGSNTEPEQLKTLGKVAKICEDWGMPLLAMMYPRGEKIKNEFDVDVVKHAARIGAELGADIVKTNYTGNPETFREVVKGCPVPVVMAGGPKTKTDEEFCQMVYDCIRAGGAGVAAGRNVFQHEKPANMVRVLCGIVHEGLDVKNALEKYMK
- the hisG gene encoding ATP phosphoribosyltransferase, yielding MNKVKFAIPKGHLAEATLETLRRAGYIVSDIENTYRPAINDPSIELKILRPQEIPVFVGEGLQDIGITGLDWLKETKADVEILLDLEYSRVKIVLAVPKYWEDINSLSDLLKEFYNERRVLRISTEYLNLSADYIKENLVYKELYGDADPLLVTPWWRKGNNDAVALFLSFGATEAKPPDNADAIVDVMETGTTLEKNDLKPLDTILESSAILIANRESLKDPIKGEKICDILTLLKGVVDGRKKLHIFVNVNEKNLEELLKKLPALKRPTIAPLSEKGWYSVNTVIEKEKFLQLLPVIRKLAQGLVVYEPRQVLPLDEISKRSD
- the hisD gene encoding histidinol dehydrogenase, giving the protein MDALQLSVQRISSAYTKIMAQRWPKAKFGDFEAADYVRRIIEDVRMRGDKALLEYTAKFDNVELPRSSIKVERSDVEKAYSNISGELVRAIEFAKKRIERFQNEILARLNFEYLDQGTRIRSCLRPIQRVGCYIPGGQAAYPSSVVMTVAPAKIAGVNDIILCSPPRKNGEIDPAILVAADICGSTEIYRVGGVAAIAAMAYGTETIRPVEKIVGPGGKYVTLAKMLVSKDVPIDFPAGPSEIVIYADETADAKIVASDMISQVEHSDGIAILVTISRRFAESVAEEINSLILSLKGDFETIYQNLSKNCMLLVGDSVDEAVRFINDFAPEHLELMTEDAWSLSEKIRSSGLVTIGKYTPVAATDYCLGTNHILPTGGFSRVYSGLSILNFMRHLTIIEANKETLLKCLENVRVLAEAEGLINHALAISRRFDID